One Vibrio campbellii CAIM 519 = NBRC 15631 = ATCC 25920 genomic window carries:
- the pepA gene encoding leucyl aminopeptidase: MEFSVKSGSPEKQRSACIVVGVFEPRRLSPVAEQLDKISDGYISSLLRRGDLEGKPGQMLLLHQVPGVLSERVLLVGCGKERELGERQYKEIIQKTISTLNETGSMEAVCFLTELHVKGRDTYWKVRQAVEATKDGLYTFDQFKSVKPETRRPLRKLVFNVPTRRELNLGEKAITHGLAIASGVKASKDLGNMPPNIANPAYLASQARRLADDYETVTTKIIGEQEMEKLGMTSYLAVGRGSKNESMMSIIEYKGNPESEAKPIVLVGKGLTFDSGGISLKPGEGMDEMKYDMCGAASVFGTMKALAKLNLPINVIGVLAGCENMPGSNAYRPGDILTTMSGQTVEVLNTDAEGRLVLCDALTYVERFEPDCVVDVATLTGACVIALGHHISGVISNHNPLSHELVNASEQASDRAWRLPMADEYHEQLKSPFADMANIGGRPAGTITAGCFLSKFAKKYNWAHLDIAGTAWKSGAAKGSTGRPVSMLVQFLLNRSGQETEE, encoded by the coding sequence ATGGAGTTCAGTGTTAAAAGTGGCAGTCCAGAGAAACAACGTAGCGCATGTATCGTTGTTGGTGTGTTTGAACCACGTCGCCTTTCTCCAGTAGCCGAGCAACTTGATAAAATCAGTGACGGTTACATCAGTTCACTACTTCGCCGTGGTGATCTAGAGGGTAAACCTGGTCAGATGCTGCTACTGCATCAAGTACCAGGTGTTTTGTCAGAGCGCGTTCTGCTTGTAGGTTGTGGTAAAGAACGTGAGCTAGGCGAGCGCCAGTACAAGGAAATCATTCAAAAGACGATCAGCACACTTAACGAAACAGGTTCTATGGAAGCAGTGTGTTTCCTAACTGAACTGCACGTTAAGGGTCGTGATACTTACTGGAAAGTTCGCCAGGCAGTAGAAGCGACTAAAGATGGTCTTTACACATTCGATCAGTTCAAGAGCGTTAAGCCAGAAACTCGTCGTCCACTGCGTAAGCTAGTATTCAACGTACCAACGCGTCGTGAACTAAACCTAGGTGAGAAAGCAATCACTCACGGTCTAGCTATCGCATCTGGTGTGAAAGCATCAAAAGATCTTGGCAACATGCCACCAAACATCGCAAACCCTGCGTACCTTGCTTCTCAAGCACGCCGCCTTGCTGACGATTACGAAACCGTAACCACCAAGATCATTGGTGAGCAAGAGATGGAAAAACTGGGCATGACATCTTACCTAGCCGTAGGTCGTGGTTCGAAGAACGAATCAATGATGTCGATTATCGAATACAAAGGTAACCCAGAGTCAGAAGCAAAACCTATCGTACTTGTCGGTAAAGGTCTTACGTTCGATTCAGGCGGTATCTCTCTAAAACCTGGTGAAGGTATGGATGAGATGAAGTACGACATGTGTGGTGCAGCATCTGTATTCGGAACAATGAAAGCGCTAGCGAAGCTAAACCTACCAATTAACGTTATTGGTGTTCTAGCAGGCTGTGAAAACATGCCAGGCAGCAACGCTTACCGTCCAGGTGACATCCTAACAACCATGTCAGGTCAAACGGTAGAAGTTCTGAACACGGATGCGGAAGGTCGTCTTGTTCTTTGTGACGCACTGACTTACGTAGAGCGTTTCGAACCAGATTGCGTAGTAGACGTTGCAACGCTAACTGGTGCTTGTGTTATTGCACTAGGCCACCATATCAGCGGCGTAATCTCTAACCACAACCCACTTTCTCATGAGCTAGTAAACGCTTCTGAGCAAGCAAGTGACCGTGCATGGCGTCTACCAATGGCAGACGAGTACCACGAGCAGTTGAAGAGCCCATTTGCTGATATGGCAAACATTGGTGGTCGTCCTGCTGGTACTATTACTGCAGGTTGCTTCCTGTCTAAGTTTGCTAAAAAGTACAACTGGGCACACCTTGATATCGCAGGTACTGCGTGGAAGTCAGGCGCAGCGAAAGGCTCAACGGGCCGTCCTGTCTCAATGCTTGTCCAATTCCTTTTGAACCGCAGCGGCCAAGAAACAGAAGAGTAA
- a CDS encoding DNA polymerase III subunit chi has product MQTATFYIINEESPQATVAGFEEYIVFLAQHFARQGAKVYLNCKDKPHAEQLAEAFWQIDADKFMAHNLVGEGPKYATNIEIGHEGVKPNWNRKLVINLAENETTFANKFAQVVDFVPCEEKAKQLARERYKIYRQAGYQLQTIEIQYP; this is encoded by the coding sequence ATGCAAACTGCAACCTTCTACATCATTAACGAAGAGAGCCCGCAAGCAACGGTGGCTGGCTTTGAGGAATACATTGTTTTTTTGGCTCAGCACTTTGCTCGCCAAGGCGCAAAAGTGTATCTGAACTGCAAAGACAAACCGCATGCCGAGCAGCTCGCTGAAGCCTTTTGGCAAATTGATGCAGACAAGTTCATGGCACATAATCTTGTAGGCGAAGGACCGAAATACGCCACCAATATTGAAATCGGCCATGAAGGTGTAAAACCTAACTGGAATCGTAAGCTGGTAATTAATTTGGCGGAAAATGAGACAACCTTTGCGAACAAGTTTGCTCAAGTGGTAGACTTCGTGCCTTGCGAAGAAAAAGCTAAACAGCTCGCAAGAGAAAGGTATAAAATTTACCGTCAGGCAGGTTATCAACTGCAAACGATCGAAATTCAATATCCTTAA